One Nitrospina watsonii DNA segment encodes these proteins:
- the glgC gene encoding glucose-1-phosphate adenylyltransferase yields MRILGMIMAGGEGSRLYPLTAERAKPAVPFGGKYRLIDIVLSNFINSRIYAIYVLTQFKSQSLTEHLQEGWRFSSILPDHFILPVPAQKRTGESWYRGTADAIYQNINLVQDRDFDLVAIFGADHIYRMDIQHMAQFHNDKEADVTISAIPVPLDQAHQFGVIQVDEHSRVIGFQEKPKNPTPIPDRPGLAYVSMGNYLFNAKFLTEVLFVDADKSESSHDFGKDILPSVFGNHSVYAYDFATNRVPDITEEEIGYWRDVGTIGSYWEANMDLRNIKPIFNLYNRKWSIKTTSFSLPPAKFVFNMEGRRGQAVNSLVSEGSIISGGVVQDSVLGRSVMVEGGSAVINSILLDRVHIGPDCTINMAIIDKDVYVPRGTVIGYDPAEDQKRFHVDQESNIIVIPKGYQFPKTA; encoded by the coding sequence ATGAGAATTCTGGGCATGATCATGGCTGGAGGCGAGGGCAGCCGTTTGTATCCCTTGACGGCGGAGCGGGCCAAGCCCGCCGTCCCGTTCGGCGGCAAATACCGCCTGATCGACATCGTCCTCAGCAATTTCATCAACTCGCGCATTTATGCGATCTACGTCCTGACCCAGTTCAAGAGCCAGTCGCTGACCGAACACCTGCAGGAAGGGTGGCGGTTCAGCTCGATCCTGCCCGATCATTTCATCCTGCCCGTCCCGGCGCAAAAGCGCACGGGCGAAAGCTGGTACCGCGGCACCGCCGACGCCATTTACCAGAACATCAACCTGGTTCAGGACCGGGACTTCGACCTCGTCGCCATCTTCGGGGCGGACCATATTTACCGCATGGACATCCAGCATATGGCGCAGTTCCACAACGACAAGGAGGCGGACGTCACCATCTCCGCCATCCCGGTGCCTTTGGATCAGGCGCACCAGTTCGGCGTGATCCAGGTGGACGAACACAGCCGTGTTATCGGTTTTCAGGAGAAACCCAAAAACCCCACCCCCATTCCGGACCGGCCCGGCCTGGCTTATGTCTCCATGGGCAACTACCTGTTCAACGCCAAGTTCCTGACCGAAGTGTTGTTCGTCGATGCCGACAAGTCCGAGTCCTCTCACGACTTCGGCAAAGATATCCTGCCCTCCGTATTCGGCAACCATTCCGTTTACGCGTACGACTTCGCCACCAACCGCGTGCCGGACATCACGGAGGAAGAGATCGGCTACTGGCGCGACGTCGGCACCATCGGCAGTTACTGGGAAGCGAACATGGACCTGCGCAACATCAAACCGATTTTCAACCTGTACAACCGCAAGTGGTCGATCAAAACCACCTCGTTCAGCCTGCCGCCGGCCAAGTTTGTCTTCAATATGGAGGGGCGGCGCGGCCAGGCGGTCAATAGCCTGGTGTCGGAGGGCAGCATCATCAGCGGCGGGGTGGTGCAGGACAGCGTGCTGGGGCGCAGCGTCATGGTGGAAGGCGGTTCCGCCGTCATCAACTCCATCCTGCTCGACCGGGTGCACATCGGCCCCGACTGCACGATCAACATGGCCATCATCGACAAGGACGTGTACGTGCCGCGCGGCACCGTGATCGGCTACGATCCCGCCGAGGATCAAAAACGGTTCCATGTGGATCAGGAATCCAATATCATCGTAATACCCAAGGGATACCAGTTTCCCAAAACCGCATAA